One segment of Vicinamibacterales bacterium DNA contains the following:
- a CDS encoding type IV secretion system protein codes for MPTHPSLDLIPTIQQAITSLLLTYEPEFLRFGYRLFLSFAVILIAWHGIRVMFSGDGLGEQMFDFAKLLLFISFGYSLIAFYESPLPGIGVSFSNLITDQAGYFQSVLQARAFDNVYRHLDELSAHFMQPDPWSILANLIYWTVLFLIAFAKAVSLAVISFGLIASAVCALLGPIFVPFFIVPKLDWLFWGWLRSFIQYSFIPVVAIAFLMIFEQFVFRYVTTLPPVITQADYGIYAMQAFAVVATFCMGILQVPSLTQSIFSGSSGESTLANRVSISRIFSRR; via the coding sequence ATGCCGACGCACCCATCGCTCGACCTTATTCCGACCATTCAGCAGGCGATCACCAGCTTGTTGCTGACATATGAGCCGGAGTTCCTGCGGTTCGGCTATCGGCTGTTTCTGTCGTTCGCCGTGATCCTGATCGCCTGGCACGGCATCAGGGTGATGTTCAGCGGGGACGGCCTCGGCGAACAGATGTTTGACTTCGCCAAGCTGCTCCTCTTCATCTCGTTCGGCTACTCGCTGATCGCCTTCTATGAGAGCCCGCTTCCGGGCATCGGCGTGTCGTTCAGCAACCTCATCACCGACCAGGCCGGATACTTCCAATCGGTCCTTCAGGCGCGCGCCTTCGACAACGTGTATCGGCACCTCGATGAGCTGTCCGCTCACTTCATGCAGCCTGATCCGTGGTCGATCCTGGCGAACCTGATCTATTGGACCGTCTTGTTTCTAATCGCATTCGCCAAGGCCGTGTCCCTGGCTGTCATCTCTTTCGGACTGATTGCCAGCGCGGTATGTGCACTTCTGGGGCCAATCTTTGTCCCTTTTTTCATAGTTCCGAAGCTCGACTGGCTGTTCTGGGGCTGGCTCCGATCGTTCATTCAGTATTCGTTCATCCCTGTCGTGGCCATAGCTTTCCTCATGATTTTCGAGCAATTCGTCTTCCGCTACGTGACGACGTTGCCGCCAGTGATCACGCAGGCAGATTACGGAATCTACGCGATGCAGGCGTTTGCCGTTGTGGCCACTTTTTGCATGGGGATTCTCCAGGTGCCCTCGCTTACCCAATCCATTTTCTCGGGATCGAGCGGGGAAAGCACCTTGGCAAACCGAGTCAGCATCAGCCGAATATTCTCGCGGCGGTAA
- a CDS encoding DUF87 domain-containing protein, translating to MTRFDRIFRDYQESGAINSLIALWGFLDDVTFVTKSGSVGVMFQVKGPDAEALPHEQRQRVTHQFEAGLRQLDEKTRLYQYLLKRHADAFAVPGCSRAVAREAFQRRAEYLNGRRDRLFQVDQYLVLLSDQTGIGRLDRSLRRFIRQPLTTIREQLSLTHTFHLLESQLDEASRTLDQAASAFAVQLPDCHLRRLPKSEMFAFFRRLLNLDPSVAEASSLRYDTHLDYFVADSAIECHRDHLRVGTRSLKLLSMKEPPSQTYAHMLSDLVQLPGEFVACAEWQRLPNDKVRRDIHSRRRHFFNKRVSLVNYVSADTSPDEMLVDDSAGATVGQLGDALTELEVNGHFFGSASLTLVLHDRDTRALEMASAEAAKLLASHDGVFVEETYNLLNAWLSIVPGNGAYNLRRIALMETNCADLSFIFSQDHGEPLCPHLGQPALAVFETPQLAPYHFNLHVDDVGHTLVLGSTGSGKSFLLNFLITQLQQHDPLTIVLDLGHSYRKLTALLQGSYVELGLGRQAVTINPFDISSPTPEQLHFLHAFTKVLIEGEDGYRLSHLEDREVYEAIENLYVLERSQRRLFTLSSLLPRAVGGRLHKWVEGGRYASMFDNATDTLALDRLQVFDFEAMRSYPAVLEPLLFYILHRVSQCVHDSGDPGLKVCVLDEAWRLIQHPAVRSYVQEALKTWRKRNGAMLVATQSIEDFSSVDLLRTVVESCPTRLLLANPSMNPEQYRDLLQMNEMELSLMANLLPRRQVLLKRAHLAKVLDLNVDPKSYWIYTNTPIDNERVASVFREFGFAAGLDRLAASA from the coding sequence ATGACGCGCTTCGATCGAATCTTTCGAGACTATCAAGAGTCCGGGGCCATCAACTCACTGATTGCCTTGTGGGGCTTCCTGGATGACGTCACTTTCGTTACCAAGAGCGGGAGCGTTGGCGTTATGTTCCAGGTAAAGGGGCCCGACGCCGAGGCATTGCCCCACGAGCAGAGACAGCGCGTCACGCACCAGTTCGAAGCCGGATTGCGGCAGTTGGATGAGAAGACCCGCCTCTACCAATACTTGCTCAAGCGGCACGCCGACGCGTTTGCGGTCCCAGGCTGTTCGCGAGCAGTAGCTCGGGAGGCCTTCCAGCGCCGGGCCGAGTACCTGAACGGCCGGCGCGATCGGTTGTTCCAAGTCGATCAGTATCTGGTGCTGCTGTCGGATCAGACTGGCATCGGGCGCCTCGATCGGTCGCTGCGGCGATTCATCCGACAACCGCTCACGACCATAAGGGAGCAACTATCGCTGACGCACACGTTCCACCTGCTCGAGTCGCAGCTTGATGAGGCCTCCCGCACGCTCGACCAGGCCGCCTCGGCGTTCGCTGTACAACTGCCCGATTGCCACCTCCGGCGTCTCCCGAAGTCGGAGATGTTCGCGTTCTTCCGGCGACTCCTGAACCTCGATCCCAGTGTCGCCGAGGCCAGCAGCCTGCGCTACGACACACACCTAGACTATTTCGTTGCCGACTCCGCGATCGAATGCCATCGCGACCACTTGCGGGTTGGCACACGGTCGCTGAAGCTGCTCTCCATGAAGGAGCCGCCGAGCCAGACCTACGCACACATGCTCTCAGACCTGGTGCAGCTACCAGGTGAGTTCGTGGCATGCGCCGAGTGGCAACGCCTCCCAAACGACAAAGTGCGGCGCGACATTCACTCGCGCCGGCGGCATTTCTTCAACAAACGGGTGTCGCTAGTGAACTACGTGTCGGCCGACACCTCACCGGACGAGATGCTGGTGGACGACTCCGCAGGGGCGACGGTCGGCCAGCTCGGCGACGCGCTCACCGAGCTTGAGGTCAACGGGCACTTCTTTGGCTCGGCCTCCCTGACGCTCGTGCTCCACGACCGCGATACGAGGGCACTGGAGATGGCCAGTGCGGAGGCGGCGAAGCTTCTGGCCTCCCATGACGGAGTCTTTGTCGAGGAGACCTATAACCTTCTCAACGCCTGGCTAAGCATCGTCCCCGGCAACGGCGCCTACAACCTCCGGCGCATTGCCCTCATGGAGACCAATTGCGCGGATTTGAGTTTCATCTTCAGCCAGGACCACGGCGAGCCTTTGTGCCCTCATCTTGGTCAACCTGCATTGGCGGTGTTTGAGACTCCGCAGCTGGCGCCTTACCACTTCAACCTCCATGTGGATGATGTCGGCCACACACTGGTTCTGGGTTCAACCGGCAGTGGCAAGAGCTTCTTGCTCAACTTCCTGATCACGCAGCTTCAGCAGCATGACCCGCTCACCATCGTGCTCGATCTGGGTCACAGCTACAGGAAGCTGACGGCACTTCTCCAAGGCAGCTATGTCGAGCTGGGCCTCGGGCGCCAAGCGGTCACAATCAATCCTTTCGACATCTCCTCGCCAACGCCGGAGCAACTGCACTTCCTCCATGCGTTCACCAAGGTTCTGATTGAAGGAGAAGACGGCTACCGATTGAGCCACCTCGAGGACCGCGAAGTGTACGAAGCCATCGAGAACTTGTATGTTCTTGAACGGTCGCAGCGGAGGCTATTTACCCTCTCGAGCCTGCTTCCGAGGGCCGTCGGGGGACGACTGCACAAATGGGTTGAGGGCGGTCGATACGCCTCGATGTTCGACAACGCGACCGACACCCTGGCACTCGACCGGCTTCAGGTCTTCGACTTCGAGGCCATGCGGTCGTATCCCGCGGTTCTGGAGCCGCTGCTCTTCTACATCCTGCATCGGGTGAGCCAGTGCGTCCACGATTCCGGAGATCCCGGCCTCAAGGTATGCGTTCTGGACGAGGCCTGGCGCCTCATTCAGCACCCGGCGGTGCGGTCGTATGTGCAGGAAGCCCTGAAGACCTGGCGCAAGCGAAATGGCGCCATGCTGGTCGCCACCCAGAGCATCGAAGACTTTTCGTCGGTCGACCTGCTGAGGACGGTTGTGGAGAGCTGTCCGACGCGGCTGCTCTTGGCGAACCCCTCCATGAATCCCGAGCAGTATCGCGACCTTCTGCAGATGAACGAGATGGAGCTGAGCTTGATGGCGAACCTGCTGCCCCGCCGCCAAGTGCTGCTCAAGCGGGCTCACCTCGCGAAGGTGCTCGACCTGAACGTGGATCCCAAGAGCTATTGGATCTATACGAACACCCCGATTGACAACGAGCGGGTGGCTTCGGTGTTCCGTGAGTTTGGATTCGCGGCCGGGCTGGATCGCCTGGCCGCCTCTGCCTGA
- a CDS encoding ADOP family duplicated permease has protein sequence MAEDDLARSGSSAEDAHVQAGRALGNELHAMEDARAVWIAPRLDHYWQDIRFAVRQIRHAPTFAFTAIAMSGLGVGVLTVVFSFVNAVWFVPLPYPGVDRVLALATPDGGSVDGVTFHAALERSKSFAMVSAQRGGSGWNLGIGDHAEYVQSLRVSQSFFEVVGVAPAIGRGFVAVEDTTGGPNAVVVSHDIWRRAFGQRRDAVGLVVTLGGTPHEVIGVMPEGFQSIPPADVWTPLRLSNQDNSVNYVLLARLQPSATLHQAASALDLVKADLLLTQPERAHARIRSLLWLPLHQLIGREPLVLMLLLSVAVGAVVMVACANLAGLQLLRTMARRHEIATRMALGGGRGRIIQQLLTEALVLAAIGGASGVAVAVVGLPLLGQLTPPELLVGRTLKVDARVLAFAVAATGAIAVLFGLAPALAAQRVDLRSALSDGARQSNSRTGGWWRRGLLTGQLAATMALLVLAGILVSTIARMYQADLGFNPGNVTVGKMAMQGKSFESPEQMDRFVELALGRVREVPGVLSVALANNAPIERGLNMPLLAPAGAQIAETRSVDWRYVTPEYFELLRIAVRQGRAFEDKDRPGAPGVAIVNETFARIYFGGANVLGRTLSSVPQVGDVPREIVGVVNDVRTRPGAGWTRGTSALGADAPPVVYVPWAQVPSPVMAISNRAFPVAWMVRTASFIPDLDRKVETAVRATDPSVAFVRFMPMTQLVSDDIGGTRAMAYAIGVFAIAALLIACTGVYGLVAYAASRRVRETAIRVALGATRASLVYPLLRETVVCATVGVVLGLAAMAGMSRVVIAVVGDVSPLDPVVVASAAVLLSIALGLASVRPALRASRADPLRALRIE, from the coding sequence ATGGCAGAGGATGACCTTGCGCGGTCTGGCTCGTCTGCCGAAGATGCTCATGTTCAGGCCGGACGCGCACTGGGAAATGAGCTGCATGCGATGGAGGACGCGCGGGCCGTCTGGATTGCGCCGCGCCTCGACCACTATTGGCAAGACATCCGGTTTGCGGTCCGTCAGATCAGGCACGCGCCGACTTTTGCGTTTACCGCGATCGCCATGTCTGGTCTCGGCGTCGGTGTGCTCACCGTAGTATTCAGTTTCGTTAACGCCGTGTGGTTCGTGCCGTTGCCATACCCCGGTGTCGATCGTGTCCTTGCCCTAGCGACGCCAGATGGCGGTTCGGTCGACGGCGTCACCTTTCACGCCGCATTAGAGCGCTCGAAATCGTTTGCGATGGTTTCGGCGCAACGCGGTGGCTCTGGCTGGAATCTGGGCATTGGTGACCACGCCGAGTATGTCCAGAGCCTTCGAGTGTCACAGTCGTTCTTCGAGGTAGTGGGGGTCGCACCTGCGATTGGCCGTGGATTTGTGGCGGTCGAGGATACGACGGGAGGACCAAACGCCGTGGTCGTGAGCCACGACATATGGCGCCGGGCGTTCGGTCAGCGGCGCGATGCCGTCGGACTAGTGGTGACACTCGGCGGAACACCACATGAAGTTATTGGCGTGATGCCCGAAGGCTTCCAGTCAATTCCTCCTGCCGATGTTTGGACGCCCTTGCGTCTATCGAATCAAGACAACTCGGTGAACTATGTGTTGCTGGCCCGCCTTCAGCCGAGCGCTACGCTACATCAGGCAGCCAGTGCGCTAGATCTGGTGAAGGCCGATCTTCTCCTGACTCAGCCTGAACGCGCGCACGCGCGAATTCGCAGCTTGCTATGGCTACCGTTGCACCAACTCATTGGTCGCGAGCCCCTCGTCTTGATGCTCCTGCTTTCTGTAGCTGTCGGAGCGGTAGTCATGGTGGCGTGCGCCAATCTAGCCGGTTTGCAACTTCTGAGAACGATGGCGCGGCGACACGAGATTGCCACACGAATGGCTCTTGGGGGTGGGCGCGGACGGATAATCCAGCAGTTGCTGACGGAGGCGCTAGTGCTCGCAGCGATCGGAGGCGCATCAGGCGTTGCGGTCGCCGTAGTTGGCCTGCCCCTACTCGGTCAATTGACGCCACCCGAGCTTCTCGTTGGGCGAACCCTAAAGGTTGACGCTCGGGTGCTCGCATTTGCCGTCGCCGCCACTGGAGCCATCGCTGTGCTGTTTGGTCTCGCTCCTGCTCTGGCCGCGCAGCGAGTGGACTTGCGCAGCGCACTCTCCGACGGAGCGCGACAAAGTAACTCACGGACCGGAGGATGGTGGCGTCGCGGACTTTTGACCGGCCAGCTAGCAGCCACGATGGCTCTCCTTGTGCTTGCAGGCATTCTGGTGAGCACGATCGCCAGGATGTATCAGGCCGATCTCGGTTTCAATCCTGGGAACGTCACGGTCGGCAAGATGGCGATGCAAGGGAAGTCCTTCGAAAGTCCGGAACAAATGGACCGATTCGTCGAACTTGCCCTCGGTCGGGTGCGTGAGGTGCCAGGCGTGCTGTCGGTCGCATTGGCGAACAATGCTCCGATCGAGCGCGGCCTAAACATGCCCCTTTTGGCGCCGGCTGGTGCGCAGATCGCGGAGACGAGAAGTGTGGACTGGCGTTACGTTACGCCCGAGTACTTCGAACTCTTGCGCATTGCAGTCCGCCAAGGACGCGCGTTCGAAGACAAGGACCGGCCCGGCGCGCCCGGGGTCGCAATCGTAAATGAGACCTTCGCGCGAATCTATTTTGGCGGGGCGAACGTCCTCGGTCGCACGCTCTCCTCGGTGCCGCAAGTGGGGGATGTGCCAAGAGAGATTGTGGGTGTCGTAAACGATGTGAGAACTAGGCCGGGTGCGGGCTGGACTAGAGGCACCAGCGCGCTGGGTGCCGACGCGCCGCCCGTTGTCTACGTCCCTTGGGCCCAAGTGCCATCGCCGGTGATGGCGATATCCAACCGGGCCTTTCCCGTCGCTTGGATGGTCCGCACTGCATCATTCATCCCCGACCTCGACCGAAAAGTCGAGACAGCGGTCCGGGCGACCGACCCGTCGGTCGCATTTGTGCGATTCATGCCAATGACGCAACTCGTCTCAGATGACATCGGCGGGACGCGCGCGATGGCCTACGCGATTGGTGTCTTCGCGATTGCGGCCCTTCTGATTGCGTGTACCGGCGTGTATGGCTTGGTAGCATATGCGGCCAGCCGACGGGTGCGAGAGACGGCGATTCGGGTGGCGCTTGGCGCCACCCGGGCCTCGCTTGTCTACCCCCTGCTGCGAGAAACGGTCGTCTGTGCGACAGTTGGCGTCGTTCTGGGATTGGCGGCCATGGCTGGGATGTCCCGTGTAGTCATCGCTGTCGTCGGCGACGTCTCTCCACTTGACCCGGTGGTAGTTGCGTCAGCGGCTGTCCTGCTTTCGATCGCTTTGGGTCTGGCCAGCGTAAGGCCGGCACTCAGGGCGAGCCGAGCGGATCCCTTGCGGGCCCTGCGGATCGAGTAG
- a CDS encoding TraM recognition domain-containing protein yields MIPIVATQSISSLRSVLPGDESWRTLLQCFRNKVFLATSDEFTARNAADLCGRHDKLKAQYSLSESGREAHISLLTGRAAANKHSITATKSYAPTHEHIFAPRVFTQLQNAQAIVLPYDGVNPLPPQFCYLKPHYLDVQTSYFDHLERGVL; encoded by the coding sequence TTGATTCCGATCGTTGCCACACAGAGCATCAGCTCACTGCGGTCAGTCCTTCCCGGAGACGAGAGCTGGAGAACCCTGCTGCAGTGCTTCCGCAACAAAGTGTTTCTCGCCACCAGCGATGAGTTCACGGCTCGCAATGCCGCGGACCTGTGCGGGCGGCATGACAAGCTCAAGGCGCAATACAGCCTCTCCGAATCCGGTCGCGAGGCTCACATTTCGCTCCTAACGGGTCGGGCCGCCGCGAACAAGCATTCGATCACCGCGACGAAGAGCTATGCACCAACCCACGAACATATCTTTGCCCCGCGGGTCTTCACCCAGTTGCAGAATGCGCAGGCCATCGTCCTGCCGTACGACGGCGTCAATCCCTTACCCCCGCAGTTCTGCTATCTGAAACCGCACTACCTGGACGTGCAAACCAGCTACTTCGATCACCTCGAACGAGGCGTCCTGTGA
- a CDS encoding VirB8/TrbF family protein, translated as MNPTVGDINPKTLENAKRQFVELYGSSLVLNTYLKIALVLVSLVAAGLVALNAHTVTKYAQVKPLVIRIDSVGRAEAVEYDATRYQPQPPELRYFLTQFVVKHFSRIRATVQREYPDSLLFLDATLADATIAQNDQTRGIESFVTNPGADETDIIVQNVSLSELTRPPFKAAIGFQKVHYAPGTRQERSRETYVAQVDFVLREQVPNAFVRVNPLGLQIIYFRIDQAFDEAGR; from the coding sequence ATGAATCCGACCGTAGGCGACATCAATCCCAAGACGCTGGAGAACGCGAAGCGCCAGTTCGTGGAGCTGTACGGCTCGTCGCTGGTGCTGAACACCTACCTGAAGATTGCCCTCGTTCTCGTGTCGCTGGTGGCGGCCGGCCTGGTTGCGCTCAACGCCCACACCGTGACGAAATACGCCCAAGTAAAGCCGTTGGTGATCCGAATTGATTCGGTCGGGCGAGCGGAAGCCGTCGAGTATGACGCGACCCGATACCAGCCACAACCACCAGAACTCCGGTATTTTCTGACGCAATTCGTAGTCAAGCACTTCAGCCGAATTCGGGCCACTGTTCAGCGCGAGTATCCCGACTCCCTGCTGTTCCTCGATGCGACGCTGGCTGACGCCACTATCGCGCAGAATGATCAAACCCGGGGCATCGAGTCCTTCGTCACCAATCCCGGTGCTGATGAAACCGATATCATCGTCCAGAACGTCAGCCTGAGCGAGCTAACCCGGCCGCCCTTCAAGGCCGCTATTGGCTTTCAGAAGGTGCATTACGCGCCCGGGACCCGGCAAGAGCGGTCCCGGGAGACCTACGTCGCGCAAGTGGATTTCGTCCTGCGCGAGCAGGTGCCGAACGCGTTTGTGCGTGTCAACCCGCTCGGGCTGCAAATCATCTACTTCCGAATCGACCAGGCGTTCGACGAGGCAGGAAGATGA
- a CDS encoding TrbI/VirB10 family protein, whose protein sequence is MSATDTQGAAPVVDRRPVPRGVLPKGIQTWLMVALALGIVLIIFLTGQPQAPERGHAASPAQQAVSPDRVRDYQERLSALNGLSAPDLRGEPSLPPAFQDDLPPQPVDPLAGERQRRDYESLFASNVVVSRRAPLQRPDARADQSGVQADERPRLAGNEPSLDAIADAVVRATTRNSPQKVAARPASENASVPGATRRVAVNAREYSILAGNLHRIVEGTIIDTVLTNRLDGAAASPVNCLVTNPVYSQDGQHILVPSGARILGETRQVEGLSDTRLAVGFHRIVMPGGQSVPLDHFKGLNQRGDSGLKDRVNQHYWSTFGAAAAVGLVGGLSQLLGSAALGSGDGDRTVIMAGSADAASQASAQSLNRFLNRMPTITIREGHRVKVYVTSDLELPAWSVATTGVDQ, encoded by the coding sequence ATGAGCGCAACTGACACACAAGGCGCGGCGCCCGTGGTCGACCGACGGCCGGTTCCGCGCGGTGTCCTGCCGAAGGGCATCCAGACCTGGCTCATGGTCGCCTTGGCACTCGGAATTGTCCTGATCATCTTCCTTACCGGGCAGCCTCAGGCCCCCGAACGTGGCCATGCGGCGAGCCCGGCGCAGCAGGCCGTCAGCCCTGACAGGGTTCGTGACTATCAGGAGCGCCTCAGCGCCCTCAACGGCCTGTCGGCCCCAGACCTGAGAGGCGAGCCTTCCCTCCCTCCTGCCTTTCAGGACGACCTCCCGCCTCAGCCCGTTGATCCCCTTGCCGGCGAGCGGCAGCGGCGAGACTACGAAAGCCTGTTCGCCAGCAATGTCGTCGTGAGCCGGCGAGCACCGCTGCAGAGACCAGACGCGAGGGCGGACCAGTCCGGAGTTCAGGCCGACGAACGGCCGCGCCTAGCCGGGAACGAGCCATCCCTGGACGCCATCGCTGACGCGGTTGTCCGGGCGACAACACGCAACAGCCCTCAAAAGGTCGCGGCCAGACCCGCCTCCGAGAACGCGTCTGTGCCAGGAGCCACGCGACGTGTGGCCGTGAATGCCCGCGAGTATTCGATTCTTGCCGGCAATCTGCACCGGATCGTCGAAGGCACCATCATCGACACCGTCCTGACGAATCGCCTGGATGGCGCGGCGGCCTCGCCGGTCAACTGCCTGGTGACGAATCCGGTCTACTCCCAGGACGGTCAACACATTCTGGTGCCGTCTGGGGCGCGGATCCTCGGCGAAACGAGACAAGTCGAGGGCTTGAGCGATACACGGTTGGCGGTCGGCTTCCATCGCATCGTGATGCCGGGCGGACAATCGGTTCCCCTTGACCACTTCAAGGGACTGAACCAGCGTGGTGATTCCGGGCTGAAGGATCGCGTCAACCAGCACTACTGGTCCACGTTCGGTGCTGCGGCTGCCGTAGGTCTGGTTGGCGGGCTATCGCAGTTGCTCGGGAGCGCCGCGTTAGGCAGCGGAGACGGAGACCGGACGGTGATTATGGCGGGCTCGGCGGACGCAGCATCCCAGGCCAGCGCTCAATCGCTCAATCGATTTCTCAATCGCATGCCCACGATCACCATCCGAGAAGGTCACCGCGTGAAGGTCTATGTGACCAGCGACCTGGAACTGCCGGCGTGGAGCGTAGCCACAACCGGCGTTGACCAATAG
- a CDS encoding class I SAM-dependent methyltransferase: MDGNVDFSANAGLYDRRHGGRLPQDVVEALCMASGLAEYSRVLEIGAGTGRVSIPMAEGRFRMTALDTSAEMLRTLRTKAAPGLLSVVCADAGAAPFRGQIFDAVIIARVVYLIPNWRTMLSEARRVLKAQGPILYEWGNGTGREMWARVRDKAREIFEQAGVGTPFHPGARFDEDVDRWLQRSGLRCVAEIAGEALPPISPSQFVTQIATGECSYMWRVPAHLRAACLHELKTWVQDQFADDLVENTFSSWKIYR; encoded by the coding sequence ATGGACGGGAACGTCGATTTCTCCGCTAATGCAGGACTCTACGACCGGCGCCATGGTGGGCGCTTGCCTCAGGACGTGGTCGAGGCCCTCTGCATGGCCTCCGGGTTGGCTGAATACAGCCGAGTCCTCGAAATAGGCGCCGGCACCGGCCGGGTGTCGATTCCCATGGCGGAAGGACGATTCAGGATGACCGCTCTTGACACATCGGCTGAGATGCTGCGCACCCTCAGAACTAAGGCGGCTCCTGGCCTGTTGTCAGTCGTCTGTGCCGACGCTGGTGCCGCGCCTTTCAGAGGCCAGATCTTCGATGCGGTCATCATCGCGAGGGTTGTCTACCTGATTCCAAATTGGCGGACGATGCTTAGTGAGGCGAGGCGAGTGCTCAAAGCACAAGGCCCCATATTGTACGAATGGGGAAACGGCACCGGCCGTGAGATGTGGGCTCGAGTTCGTGACAAGGCGAGGGAGATCTTCGAGCAGGCCGGTGTCGGTACGCCGTTTCATCCAGGTGCCCGCTTTGATGAGGATGTGGATCGCTGGCTGCAGCGCTCCGGTCTGCGGTGCGTGGCAGAGATTGCCGGCGAAGCGCTGCCTCCCATCAGCCCGTCACAGTTCGTCACGCAGATCGCCACCGGGGAGTGCTCGTATATGTGGCGGGTGCCAGCGCACTTGCGCGCGGCATGCCTGCATGAGCTCAAGACTTGGGTTCAAGACCAGTTCGCTGACGATCTGGTCGAGAACACCTTCAGTTCGTGGAAGATTTATCGCTAG
- a CDS encoding TrbG/VirB9 family P-type conjugative transfer protein, giving the protein MRALLIPIVASLTWASLDVCPAAAQAGGIREVTATDRNVIPLNTRLRYTTMIVLPDGDEILDVICGDRDFWVISAVQNVAHVKPAKADAETNLNLVTAKGAIYSFLLKEKAGSGQPDLKIYVNANQSAPAGHQKYYSAADVERLDSELTEAKAAVVRSEQRAKEAVAAANQDYPSKLRFAYGTPKYEKPFFVQAIWHDGAFTFLKADARELPALYELKDGKPSIVNFQVRSGVYVIPKVLDRGYLALGNARLSFEQREQ; this is encoded by the coding sequence ATGCGCGCACTACTGATTCCGATCGTCGCTTCGCTGACCTGGGCTTCCCTCGACGTTTGCCCTGCTGCCGCACAAGCCGGTGGCATCCGAGAAGTGACCGCGACCGACCGCAATGTCATCCCCTTGAACACTCGGCTGCGCTATACGACGATGATCGTCCTTCCGGACGGCGATGAGATCCTCGATGTGATCTGCGGCGACCGCGACTTCTGGGTCATCAGTGCCGTTCAGAACGTCGCCCACGTCAAGCCCGCGAAAGCCGACGCCGAGACCAATCTCAATTTGGTCACCGCAAAGGGAGCGATCTACTCCTTCCTGCTGAAGGAGAAGGCCGGTTCAGGCCAGCCGGACTTGAAGATCTACGTGAACGCGAATCAAAGCGCACCTGCCGGCCATCAGAAGTACTACAGCGCAGCTGATGTCGAACGGCTGGACTCGGAGCTGACCGAGGCAAAAGCCGCGGTCGTCCGTTCGGAACAGCGCGCAAAGGAGGCGGTGGCGGCGGCCAATCAGGACTATCCCAGCAAGCTCCGGTTTGCGTATGGCACACCGAAGTATGAGAAGCCATTTTTCGTCCAGGCAATCTGGCACGACGGGGCCTTCACGTTTCTCAAAGCCGATGCCCGCGAACTTCCCGCGCTCTATGAACTGAAGGATGGAAAGCCGTCGATCGTTAACTTCCAGGTACGAAGCGGCGTCTACGTCATCCCGAAGGTTCTCGACCGTGGGTACCTGGCCCTGGGTAACGCACGGCTGTCGTTCGAGCAGCGGGAGCAGTAA
- a CDS encoding ATPase, T2SS/T4P/T4SS family has protein sequence MSSLDRILPFLRPIEDLLRDPTVTEVMVNRGGRQIFVERNGAIEAVADRNLDSRSLTVAIKNIARACGDEISEAQPSLDARLEDGSRVAAMFPPCSVDGPTLTVRKFTHHYSLDELVQSGTLTGALAKTLVDAVGTRKNILISGGTGTGKTTLLNALAATIPATDRIVLIEETSEILIDKPNLVRFEARRLQQPLGQEAPLPAVTIADLLRATLRHRPDRILVGEVRGAEAFDLLQALNTGHQGAISTIHANSAAQALARLAHCVVAANVGLPHHSTREAIALAIDLVVHIDRQAGQRIVTEALQVSGYCTATDQFELSFLHALT, from the coding sequence GTGAGCAGCTTGGACCGGATACTGCCATTTCTCCGGCCGATCGAGGATCTTCTGCGGGATCCGACGGTTACGGAGGTAATGGTGAACCGTGGCGGCCGGCAGATCTTCGTCGAGCGCAACGGCGCCATCGAGGCGGTCGCCGATCGCAATTTGGATTCCCGCAGCCTCACCGTAGCGATTAAGAACATCGCCAGGGCCTGCGGCGATGAGATCTCGGAGGCGCAACCCTCGCTCGATGCGCGACTGGAGGATGGCTCGCGCGTAGCAGCAATGTTTCCGCCGTGTTCGGTCGATGGACCGACACTCACGGTGCGGAAGTTCACCCACCACTACTCACTTGACGAACTCGTCCAATCTGGAACGTTAACTGGCGCCCTGGCGAAGACTCTGGTGGATGCTGTCGGCACGCGCAAGAACATCCTGATATCCGGCGGCACCGGCACGGGAAAGACTACGCTTCTCAACGCGCTCGCGGCGACCATCCCGGCAACCGATCGGATCGTGCTGATCGAGGAGACCTCGGAAATCCTGATCGACAAGCCGAACCTGGTTCGATTTGAGGCCCGTCGCCTGCAGCAACCACTCGGACAGGAAGCGCCGCTGCCGGCGGTGACGATTGCCGACCTGCTGCGAGCCACGTTGCGTCACAGGCCCGACCGAATCCTTGTCGGTGAGGTTCGTGGTGCGGAAGCATTTGACCTCCTGCAGGCGCTCAATACCGGCCATCAGGGCGCCATCAGCACAATCCACGCAAACTCCGCCGCGCAAGCCCTCGCGCGCCTGGCCCATTGCGTGGTCGCGGCGAACGTCGGCTTACCGCACCACAGCACCCGCGAGGCCATCGCGCTGGCGATCGACCTGGTCGTCCACATCGACCGTCAAGCCGGGCAACGGATTGTTACGGAAGCGCTGCAGGTCTCTGGCTACTGCACCGCAACGGATCAGTTTGAGCTTAGTTTTCTGCACGCGTTGACCTGA